ctccgtccctaattaattgtccactttcactttttccaaattttttaaaatgagttatatcttttaatttatactatttttcataattttcaaaattttgtctaatagaatcaatcgagatctatcaaacaagatccatattgcatataaaaaatattatactttggaagatataaatgattttttaaaatgtccagAATAGTAACGTGGACAGttaattagggacggagggagtagtaaattATTAGAGACCAAGTCTCAAACTCGAGACCTCGGTGAATTTGGAACAAGCGCTCAATCAATTGGGCCAACTTGCAATCTCGTAAACCtaagcttttgattattcaaagatGGGTTTTACTTCTTCTGGCATGGTTCTTGCAAGTAGTAGTAGATAGTACTAGATATGTAATGTAAGCAGCCAGGTATATAGCTAGGTTTGTGTGTGTGATGGGTAGCTAGATGCAACATACGGAGTATAATGATAGGATTGtcattttcaggaaaaaaaaaaaatggaggattgtTTTCTAGCTTTGATCTAACTTCGTAGGATGTGCCCCCGCAGTACTTCCTCAGGTGGCGAGGTTTGGATCCTTTGGTTTCAAACGAGTATTGTATAAAGTGgatccaatggttgagattcataTTAGTGTGAATATGGATCATCCATTTCACACattctattattttttgggaGGAAAATTGTGTTTGCAAATTAATTTATGTATAAAAATTCAAACGTAAATATATTTGAAATTGTCTGATACACGCAAGTTTCATGACATAGGGATCGAAGGGGTCACATGCAAAGAAGATCGATATCAGACGTATCTATATTATTGGGATTTATCCTTCAAAAAATCTTTCACGTAAAACTGATTTATTATTGGGATGTTTATATCTTAAACTAACTGTAAAGATAATCTAATTAAATAGCCAATTACCTAGATAACATTCGGTTTTTTAATGTTAAACCACAATCTGTACATATTCATTTAAATTAGGGGTGGGCATGCCTAacacgaaaaacaaaataaattcatacaattgagctaaaaataaatatttttttgagtaatTTTATACATTGGACATTAGTTTAATGAATtgtcaactaaaaaaaataaaaatttagcaaAAAGTAGGACTTTTTGACATGACAACATGACCCGAACACGACACGACCCGAACATGACACGAAAGATTTGATGAGTTGAAAAATATTCTGTTATTtcataaataagattttcataCATAATCcgaaaatgacacgaaattACCTGTTGCCCACCCCTAATTTAAATTGCTTCCATGCAAGTAATGTTGGTGTTTCCAAGTATTTTAACATCAAATCACACGTAGTATTCTGCAACTTCTTATGGcttgtttggatggtattttgaaaaaagaaatttgaactcaaaaaaatacttaaatctctactttcaatcattactctaatttctctttcatatctctaatcattattctcattacccatatcttcaattattaccctaatttctctcttcactcattaacCAAAAAcgaaactcaaatttttttttaaatatcatCCTAATAAGGCATAGTATTCACAAGACACTCTGTATACATGTGTAAAACCTTAATTCATCTTAAGCTATATCCCtttcaaaagtaaaataaaaatatctctctctctctctctctctctctctctctctctctctctctctccacacacgcacacacacaaatacacaagACCAGCTCTACATGTTCAACGAATCACGGTTTGTTATCTCACGACTCTTGCCAAATCATACCTAATGGGCACAAGCTAGGCAAAGGGGTGACTTCTTATGAGTAGTAATCCCACCTTCCTCCTCCATGCTAATATCCTCCCTCCTCATACCATGCACAAGGCATTTCCcaatcaaaatggtacaaaaggTTGGCCAAAATCAGCTCCACGGTCGAACTCGCCATGCCTGTGCTAGGGCAAATCCTTCGGCCAGCTCCAAACGGTAACAGCTCAAAATGTGGCCTCAGAAATCCACGTTGTTATCCTCAAACTGTTCTGGAAAGAACTCATTAGGGTTTTTCCAACAGTTCGGATCCCTGCCAATGGCCCACGTGTTGATCAAGACCCTCGTTTGTGCAAGGACATCCTACCCGTCATCAGTAATCTCAAGTTTACAATGGCGTAGGGTTTCGTGTGGGATCAGTAGTGGGGCCGGCGGGTGCAACCTTAGGGTTTCCTTCACCACCATTTTAAGGTATTTGAAGTTCGAAAGATCATTTGGATCAAATGTTGACTTTACCTACGCCGCTTCTGATTTCCTCTTGTAGCTTTTCCATGACATGTGAATTCTTGATTACCTCGGACATTGCCCAAACCATTGCCACTGCAATGGTGTATACGCCTCCAATAAATGTGTTCTGAGAAATGGAACAATTAGTCGGATGaagtacattttttatttgtaggaaaaaatattcacaaatggaatttcattccaaaacttaaaagaatataataaaaaagaaacaatgatATTTGTGCCCagtaaaaaataacaacaaaagaTATATATGCCGTCAGAAGACGGCTACCTAGAAGCAAGAAATAATACTGaaacacgaaaaaaattcaaaaacaaaatctgcTCCTAGAATGATAACAGATTTTTGAAAGCTGAAAACCTAAAATCTGCAACTAAAATTGTTTATAGACACACACACTAACACTGAAAGTACTTTAGCTTATAATTAACatacctaaaaaaatgcattaagaCGCCTTTAAATTAAGATGTTTGAGGATTCTGCACCAGAAAATCTCAAAGAAAACATCATTTTCctacaaaaaaagaacaaccaaaaaaaaaataataatttagaaAGGCCTTAGGGAGAGTTTTTACCAGGATAAGTGCCTTGATGTGGTCTTTGGTAAAGCGAAAATCACTAGATTCATCATCCTTTAATAATCCAACCAAAACATCAATAAAGTCTTGATCTTTTTGCTCCAATAATTTTTCCCTCCCCAAATCAAGGTGATCATCAATCACCCTTTCAAAATACTCATCAAGATTCACAAAACACTTCTCTAACCTCCCTCTATGCCCACTCAACAAATCCACAATCCACCCAAAAGATGGAAAGAAATTCTCAGCTGAGAAGCTGTCCATCATTTTAATGGTCTCCCCAATAACTTCTTGAAACTTTTGACCCTTGAATTGCTTCCCCCCATAGCTCTTACCAAAGGCAACCATCCACACAATCCCATCCACCAAAGCAAAAATCTTCTCATCAAAATTGATAACTGAGTTTGGAGGGGATTTGATTGACACAAAGATTTGATCAAATGATCAATCTCTACTTCCCTAGCACGCATGAACAATTTCGATCTCTTGGCACTAAAAAGTTGGGAAACAAAGAGTTTTCGCCTTGCCCGCCAGCTATCGCTGTAGGGGGAGAAGGCCACGTCGAGGAGGAAGTCGTAGGAGAGTCTTCTGGGTCCCGGCGAGCGAGGCCTGCTGCAGAAATGGAGGTCATGAGTTTTCAAGACTTGTTTGGCGAATTCGGCCGAGGAAACGACTAGGGTTGGGATATAACCTAGTTGGAGAAGCATTATGGGGCCATGTTTTTGGGAGAGCCGGTATAAGGATTGGTGGGGGAGTTTGCCTAGTTGGTGCAAGTTGCCTATGATGGGAAGCCGTGGAGGGGATGGTGGAAGCTTGGGACATAGGTTTGGTTTCTTCCTTTTGGTTGTGAGAAgaatttgtagagagagaaaagggagtAGGAGTAAGAGGATTAGAAGAGGAAGGAGCCATGGAAGAGTTGAGGTAGAGATTGTATCCATGAACTTATATACGTTTTGGGTTCTCTTCAATTTGCATTGAATTTGGGAGTTATTATGGTCTAAGCTATCTTGACTTGGGCTTCATGGAGATTTTGCAAGCTTGAAGAGACAATTTTTAGCAGCAATCTCTCTGTATAGATATATCAGGTCGGCATGAATTAAAGATAAATACTAACTTCAGCAACAAAGAAATTTCAAGAAATACTATAAGCAAATGTAGTAGAAGTTCTCAACTCCAAATCCCAATCTCTAATTTTcctgtatttttatttttatttttagaatgagTTTTCCATAAAAATCCTGTCTATAGTTTATATATGGGTTTTAGACAAGGAGTTTCCGCTGAACCTGGAGACCCTATTGTCCAACATGAGATGAAATTTGAGCTGTCCTACTATTTCAGAGTTGTTGTATATGagaatgactttttttttttttttttgctttagtcCGTTTTAGACAATTAGGAAAATTTGCCTTGAATTGGTGTGTTTGCCTTGAATTGGTGTgtgtggggggtggggggggttAGGGAGAGTGTTAAGTGGGGGAAGAGGGTTGAGGATGTGTGATAATTAATAGGGTAATTAATATTCAAaaagcaagaaagaagaaagaaatgaaaaaaggtCGTAGTTCTCAATATGATATTGGATGAGCGGGGAACCATAAAGATGTCAATGTGaacttcaattgaattttttttccctattgaCCCATACATCGAATGAATACAACGCTACAAATAAATG
This DNA window, taken from Rhododendron vialii isolate Sample 1 chromosome 8a, ASM3025357v1, encodes the following:
- the LOC131336223 gene encoding 2-methylbutanal oxime monooxygenase-like, with product MVAFGKSYGGKQFKGQKFQEVIGETIKMMDSFSAENFFPSFGWIVDLLSGHRGRLEKCFVNLDEYFERVIDDHLDLGREKLLEQKDQDFIDVLVGLLKDDESSDFRFTKDHIKALILNTFIGGVYTIAVAMVWAMSEVIKNSHVMEKLQEEIRSGVGKVNI